The proteins below come from a single Armatimonadota bacterium genomic window:
- a CDS encoding heavy metal-binding domain-containing protein, with protein MKRFIKRRWWMLLILVVALGGGGTYFYCGWRMPAAQARAATAGARYHCPMHPTYVSDRPGDCPICGMRLVPIEDEQPSPRAPTTGNAAQAEAGPTVAGQANIHLTPEKRQLIGVHSEPAMRVALTKTVRAVGQVTADETAVSRV; from the coding sequence ATGAAGAGGTTCATCAAGCGACGATGGTGGATGCTGCTGATCCTGGTGGTCGCGCTGGGCGGCGGTGGGACTTACTTCTACTGCGGCTGGCGCATGCCGGCGGCGCAGGCGCGCGCGGCCACGGCGGGGGCGCGCTATCACTGCCCCATGCACCCGACCTACGTGTCGGATCGCCCGGGCGACTGCCCCATTTGCGGGATGCGGCTGGTGCCTATCGAGGACGAGCAGCCGTCCCCGCGCGCGCCCACGACCGGCAATGCAGCGCAGGCGGAGGCGGGCCCCACCGTGGCGGGACAGGCCAACATCCACCTGACGCCGGAGAAGCGCCAGCTCATCGGCGTGCACAGTGAACCGGCGATGCGCGTCGCGCTGACCAAGACCGTGCGCGCCGTGGGCCAGGTCACGGCGGACGAGACCGCGGTCAGCCGCGTC